A genomic window from Nicotiana sylvestris chromosome 11, ASM39365v2, whole genome shotgun sequence includes:
- the LOC104213292 gene encoding uncharacterized protein, giving the protein MDHEVFDNVKYEKARAMAFMFISWSWTYLPAAVKFSGDLLLELSVYIFNPHVVFLIGNTIIVSVLLLCRRTEADNHSVTGGIHRDDVRSREVQLPILTTCDGDVATSSPSGIAEPNFAGDESKQIDKVQSNAAETTIDVTTKNIQILQRTKSEDLKQEIPPKKLRRSQTDMAAVDTLSNEEFKLTIEAFIKKNQIFFEKQRLAETEQEKLIT; this is encoded by the coding sequence ATGGATCATGAAGTGTTTGACAACGTGAAATATGAGAAAGCCAGAGCAATGGCGTTCATGTTTATTTCCTGGTCCTGGACATATCTCCCGGCCGCCGTTAAATTCTCCGGCGACTTATTGCTCGAACTCTCAGTTTATATATTCAATCCTCATGTCGTTTTTCTCATTGGCAACACAATTATAGTCTCTGTCTTATTGCTCTGCCGTCGAACAGAAGCCGATAACCACTCCGTCACTGGCGGTATCCACCGTGATGATGTCCGCTCCCGTGAAGTTCAACTACCGATCCTCACTACCTGTGACGGCGATGTGGCAACTTCTTCGCCGTCGGGGATTGCGGAGCCTAATTTCGCCGGAGATGAAAGTAAGCAGATTGATAAGGTGCAAAGCAACGCCGCAGAGACGACAATAGATGTAACAACGAAGAATATACAGATACTTCAAAGGACTAAATCGGAGGATTTGAAGCAAGAGATTCCTCCAAAAAAGCTCCGTCGTTCCCAGACAGACATGGCGGCGGTAGACACACTTAGCAACGAAGAATTTAAGCTTACTATTGAAGCGTTCATAAAGAAGAATCAAATCTTTTTTGAGAAACAGAGATTAGCTGAAACAGAGCAGGAAAAATTGATCACATAA